One region of Pseudomonas sp. B21-040 genomic DNA includes:
- a CDS encoding metallophosphoesterase, producing the protein MKRTTSSSIAKRSVFRKVVICSGVTFVLLLIAGGDWLYTPPEPYVPLSAQDPASVSMIAVGDQGSGDLQQWRVGRAMERVAANEGRLNMVVFLGDNFYGKPLASTHDLNWQTRFERVYWGHWLSHVPFYAVLGNHDYPASQQYEIEYGQQHKGSGRWQMPANFYVKDFGDVDGRPLVRMVFLDTSAPRESLQQQIDMIDQAFQAPGPAPVWRIAASHHPVRNQGQHGEESDLVARLLPALQRNNVDLLLSGHDHNQQLLLRAGEPAWVISGAGGQRLYALNTPAPDSAFAASRAGFAKLDLNARQLRLAYYNDRGDLETDYRWARDCPWMAKGCLLPGASQGRIAQSAQ; encoded by the coding sequence TTGAAACGCACGACTTCATCCTCTATTGCAAAACGTTCGGTGTTCAGGAAAGTGGTGATTTGCTCTGGCGTCACCTTTGTTCTTCTGCTGATCGCCGGGGGGGATTGGCTGTATACGCCCCCAGAGCCTTATGTTCCGTTGAGTGCGCAGGACCCTGCGTCGGTATCGATGATCGCTGTGGGCGATCAAGGCAGCGGTGACCTGCAGCAGTGGCGGGTGGGGCGGGCCATGGAGCGAGTCGCCGCCAATGAGGGGCGACTGAACATGGTGGTGTTTCTGGGCGACAACTTCTACGGCAAGCCGTTAGCCAGTACCCATGACCTCAACTGGCAGACCCGATTCGAGCGTGTCTATTGGGGCCATTGGCTCAGTCATGTGCCGTTCTATGCGGTGCTGGGCAATCACGATTACCCGGCGTCGCAGCAGTATGAGATCGAATACGGACAGCAGCACAAGGGATCGGGCCGCTGGCAGATGCCGGCGAACTTTTACGTCAAGGATTTCGGTGACGTCGACGGGCGCCCCTTGGTGCGAATGGTGTTCCTCGACACGTCGGCACCGCGTGAAAGTTTGCAGCAGCAAATCGACATGATCGATCAGGCATTCCAGGCACCCGGTCCGGCTCCGGTGTGGCGGATCGCTGCGTCCCACCACCCGGTGCGCAATCAGGGGCAACATGGTGAGGAGTCGGATCTGGTTGCCAGGCTTCTGCCGGCCTTGCAACGCAACAATGTCGATCTGCTTTTGTCAGGCCATGATCACAATCAGCAATTACTGCTGCGCGCCGGGGAGCCCGCGTGGGTCATCTCCGGTGCGGGAGGGCAGAGACTTTATGCCCTGAATACACCTGCGCCGGACAGCGCGTTCGCCGCATCACGGGCCGGGTTTGCCAAACTCGACCTGAATGCCCGTCAACTGCGTTTGGCTTATTACAATGATCGCGGTGATCTGGAAACCGATTATCGCTGGGCCAGAGACTGCCCATGGATGGCCAAGGGCTGTTTACTGCCCGGGGCGTCGCAAGGGCGCATCGCGCAGTCGGCACAATGA
- a CDS encoding MarC family protein: MNSYLTLFFGMFTTLLAIINPLEAIPVFLGLLHDKDAAELRRVARKACLYALLLMFFFLIFGNLLLRLFEVPLSMIRVVGGLILMKIGFELFAPSPNSSLIPSSVKGDQDIAFIPMAMPIMFGPGAIATVIGLTSTIKDSNRAVMSFAVVALAICATMFTTYLSLVYAKGILKKIGPQGIDAATRIVGFFVSAMGVGLIFHGTVEFLQSYGVLLNAVAK, from the coding sequence ATGAACTCGTACCTCACGCTGTTCTTCGGAATGTTTACCACCCTCCTGGCGATCATCAATCCATTGGAGGCCATTCCTGTGTTCTTGGGGTTGCTACATGACAAGGACGCCGCCGAGTTGCGCCGAGTAGCGCGCAAAGCGTGCCTCTATGCGCTGTTGTTGATGTTCTTTTTTCTGATTTTCGGCAACCTGCTGCTGCGTCTGTTCGAGGTGCCCCTGAGCATGATTCGGGTGGTCGGCGGGTTGATCCTGATGAAAATCGGCTTCGAGCTTTTCGCCCCCTCGCCCAACAGCAGCCTGATTCCCAGCAGCGTCAAGGGTGACCAGGACATTGCGTTCATCCCGATGGCCATGCCGATCATGTTTGGCCCCGGCGCGATCGCTACCGTTATCGGCTTGACCAGCACCATCAAGGACTCCAATCGCGCGGTGATGTCGTTCGCTGTCGTGGCCCTGGCCATCTGCGCCACGATGTTCACCACCTACCTGTCACTGGTCTACGCCAAGGGCATATTGAAAAAGATCGGCCCGCAAGGCATCGATGCCGCGACCCGCATCGTCGGTTTTTTTGTCTCGGCCATGGGCGTGGGCCTTATCTTCCACGGCACGGTGGAGTTCCTCCAGTCGTACGGCGTGCTCCTCAATGCGGTGGCGAAGTAG
- the pcaQ gene encoding pca operon transcription factor PcaQ gives MNIDTRIKFRHLVCFLEVARQGSLARACDKLAISQPALSKTLKELETLLEATLFERGKKGSTLTESGVAFLRYAGPSVQSLREGVNSLRSGVHEPITVQLGVLSTVESQLVPEVVCRLHDRHPALVVSVVTGPSAYLLSRLRVGELDLVVGRMTDSPFIFGLAFEHLYSESMTLVVRTGHPVLADPAGHQNLERYPLVLPSAGTTIRQFADSLFVQHGITPSRQRLETLSVALSRRYVQCSQAIWVAPLDAVRQDLRQGELVELDLGMREPGGSVGLCTNPALPVTPAAQWCVEALREVGQEYRDGEYP, from the coding sequence TTGAACATCGATACCCGCATCAAATTCCGTCATCTGGTGTGTTTTCTCGAGGTGGCGCGCCAGGGCAGCCTCGCACGTGCTTGCGACAAGTTGGCAATCAGCCAACCGGCACTGTCCAAGACGCTAAAGGAACTGGAAACCCTGCTGGAAGCCACACTGTTTGAACGGGGTAAAAAAGGCTCGACGCTGACCGAATCCGGCGTGGCTTTTTTGCGATACGCAGGACCGAGCGTGCAATCGCTGCGCGAAGGGGTTAACAGTTTGCGCTCCGGTGTACATGAGCCCATTACCGTGCAGCTCGGCGTACTGTCCACTGTCGAAAGTCAGTTGGTGCCTGAAGTTGTCTGCCGTTTACACGACAGGCACCCCGCATTGGTGGTCAGTGTCGTGACCGGGCCAAGTGCCTATTTGCTGTCCCGACTGCGTGTCGGTGAACTGGATCTGGTGGTGGGCAGAATGACCGATAGCCCCTTTATTTTCGGGCTGGCGTTCGAACATCTCTACAGCGAGTCCATGACCCTGGTGGTCCGCACTGGCCATCCGGTGCTCGCCGATCCAGCGGGGCATCAAAACCTCGAACGCTATCCGCTGGTATTGCCGTCGGCGGGGACCACCATCCGCCAGTTCGCCGACAGTCTGTTTGTGCAACACGGGATAACGCCTTCACGCCAACGCCTGGAAACCTTGTCGGTAGCCCTGAGCCGGCGCTACGTACAATGCAGTCAGGCCATCTGGGTCGCACCACTTGATGCGGTCAGGCAGGATTTGCGGCAAGGAGAGTTGGTGGAGCTGGATCTGGGGATGCGTGAGCCAGGCGGTTCCGTGGGGCTATGCACAAACCCTGCGTTGCCGGTGACACCCGCGGCGCAATGGTGCGTGGAGGCCTTGCGCGAGGTTGGCCAGGAATATCGTGACGGAGAATATCCATAA
- the pcaH gene encoding protocatechuate 3,4-dioxygenase subunit beta produces the protein MSDAHDSRFVIRDRNWHPKALTPDYKTSILRSPRQALVSIPQSLSETSGPDFSHLKLGQHDNDLLLNFNHGGLPIGERIIVAGRVCDQYGKPIPHTLVEMWQANAGGRYRHKKDSYLAPLDPNFGGVGRALTDRDGNYSFRTVKPGPYPWRNGPNDWRPAHIHVSISGPSIATRLITQLYFEGDPLIPMCPIVKSISNQEAVQSLIAKLDMSMANPMDCLAYRFDIVLRGQRKTHFENR, from the coding sequence ATGTCTGATGCGCACGACAGCCGCTTCGTCATCCGTGACCGTAATTGGCATCCCAAAGCCCTGACACCGGACTACAAGACATCCATCCTGCGATCTCCCCGCCAGGCACTGGTAAGCATCCCCCAGTCATTATCCGAAACCAGCGGCCCGGATTTTTCCCATCTGAAGCTGGGTCAGCACGATAACGATCTGCTGTTGAACTTCAATCATGGTGGCCTGCCGATCGGAGAGCGAATCATCGTCGCAGGTCGAGTGTGTGATCAGTACGGCAAGCCGATCCCTCACACGTTGGTGGAGATGTGGCAGGCCAATGCCGGCGGCCGTTATCGGCATAAAAAAGACAGTTACCTGGCCCCCCTTGACCCGAATTTCGGCGGGGTTGGCCGAGCGTTGACGGACCGCGATGGCAACTACAGTTTCCGCACCGTCAAACCCGGCCCCTACCCATGGCGCAACGGCCCCAACGATTGGCGACCGGCCCATATCCACGTCTCCATCAGTGGCCCGTCAATTGCCACGCGTTTGATTACTCAGCTGTATTTCGAAGGTGATCCGCTCATCCCGATGTGCCCCATCGTCAAGTCGATTTCGAATCAGGAAGCGGTGCAGAGTTTGATCGCCAAGCTGGATATGAGCATGGCCAATCCAATGGATTGCCTGGCTTATCGTTTTGATATCGTCCTGCGCGGCCAGCGCAAGACCCACTTCGAAAACCGCTGA